Proteins from one Plasmodium cynomolgi strain B DNA, chromosome 10, whole genome shotgun sequence genomic window:
- a CDS encoding HCNGP-like protein (putative) — MVKVTMNLVDYEFSSDEERAEAPEKREIQHGDSAEGGNKCTENKKNEERSRDNSSSKEGNHGLGGNETDNVCAKKKAHIHLAQKWDAGRENASMGDKTHDSDVMRNDGIAEGNEAPSEAPLLSKLKDAENMSHYDGGGDDDNGDDCVDGHGTEVRPGEQHRKEQNKQRSAPLVSEQKDNPIAKGANLLESNNLINISVNENNFDDLFFLPPNEYSDCLNQKIEELSKLYELNLTINKNIINSNEYKNPCILEKIMQIFQIDVYSSNYPLSIYNPHDFLSIDLFNEKGEETDQKKTKTKWSNH; from the exons ATGGTAAAGGTAAC GATGAATTTAGTCGACTACGAATTTTCCAGCGACGAAGAACGCGCTGAGGCAcccgaaaaaagggagattCAGCACGGAGATTCAGCAGAAGGGGGGAATAAATGCACagagaataaaaagaatgaagAAAGGAGCAGGGACAATAGCTCTAGTAAGGAAGGAAATCATGGTCTTGGTGGAAATGAAACCGATAATGTGtgtgctaaaaaaaaggcgcataTCCATCtagcacaaaaatgggatgcAGGTAGAGAAAACGCATCCATGGGGGATAAAACACACGACTCAGATGTAATGCGTAACGATGGAATTGCAGAGGGAAATGAGGCACCCAGTGAAGCGCCTTTATTAAGTAAATTAAAAGACGCAGAAAATATGTCACATTATGATGGTGGCGGTGACGATGACAATGGTGATGATTGCGTTGATGGCCACGGTACCGAAGTAAGGCCCGGTGAGCAGCACAGGAAAGAGCAAAACAAACAGAGGAGCGCACCACTAGTGAGTGAGCAGAAAGACAACCCAATTGCGAAGGGAGCCAACCTCCTAGAAAGTAACAACCTTATCAATATCAGCGTAAACGAAAACAATTTTGAtgacttattttttctgcccccAAATGAATACTCAGATTGTCTGAACCAAAAAATAGAGGAACTGTCAAAACTGTATGAACtaaatttaacaattaataaaaatataattaactcaaatgaatataaaaatccctgcattttggaaaaaattatgcagatttttcaaattgaTGTATATTCATCTAACTATCCTTTGAGTATTTACAACCCTCATGATTTTTTATCCATTGATTTGTTTaacgaaaaaggagaggaaacgGATCAGAAGAAAACCAAGACGAAGTGGTCTAACCATTGA
- a CDS encoding hypothetical protein (putative) produces CKKVIQTRRNRTPPDQFNHRFDFVSDNNSSWNNMNYYNDLYLRNFNREREPLKENDNTLALNDESNFHANSSLVYIDELYDILENEKKVKIKKLDNSDVEEFLIIEKHIKLKRKKKKNNPFKKKKEKNVKKEMSPFSLRDINDDNNGNRFDVPSFPGDNSLNKKKNKMKDRTSSKITEVETWCSSSNDNRYDIFEEDRKHMLKQRQVNMKDDRKLGPQKSAKNVRDSRNNDQNAQGKPSSGANKDASDPGNGHNHGSDFGLTFETSEVIDSQKGKKADKKVGKKADKKADKKADKKAGKKTDQAANKFDIFPD; encoded by the coding sequence TGCAAGAAAGTCATACAAACCAGACGAAACAGAACGCCACCTGACCAATTCAACCATCGCTTCGATTTCGTAAGCGATAATAACTCAAGTTGGAATAACATGAACTATTACAATGATTTATACTTACGAAATTTTAACCGAGAGAGAGAACctttaaaagaaaacgacAACACATTAGCACTTAACGATGAAAGCAATTTCCATGCCAACAGTTCATTGGTGTATATCGATGAGCTTTAtgacattttggaaaacgaaaaaaaagtgaagataaaaaaacttGACAACTCCGATGTAGAGGAATTCCTCATTATAGAAAAGCacattaaattaaaaaggaaaaagaagaaaaataatcctttcaaaaagaaaaaggaaaaaaatgtgaaaaaagaaatgagcCCTTTCTCATTAAGAGACATAAATGATGACAATAATGGGAATCGTTTTGATGTGCCGTCCTTCCCTGGAGATAACTCtctgaacaaaaaaaaaaataaaatgaaagatCGAACATCCTCGAAAATTACTGAAGTGGAAACGTGGTGCAGTTCTTCAAATGATAATAGGTATGATATATTCGAGGAGGATAGAAAGCACATGCTGAAGCAACGCCAAGTCAACATGAAGGATGATCGGAAGTTGGGTCCCCAAAAGAGTGCCAAAAATGTCAGGGATAGTCGTAACAATGACCAGAATGCTCAGGGTAAGCCAAGCAGTGGCGCTAACAAGGACGCCAGTGATCCGGGAAACGGTCACAATCATGGCAGCGATTTCGGTTTAACGTTTGAAACAAGTGAGGTGATAGActcgcaaaagggaaaaaaggctGACAAAAAAGTTGGCAAAAAAGCTGACAAAAAAGCTGACAAAAAAGCTGACAAAAAAGCTGGCAAAAAAACTGACCAGGCTGCCAACAAATTTGATATATTCCCAGAT
- a CDS encoding hypothetical protein (putative): MFNFRKLQLFDRDQTKDTGEVQNFLNSHEGIYFSTSKKFINVFVDKLLFIDPVNLNVTTINSDLLVVDFCFCDKTNNLVVLGKSKNALVCSIYNIRAYNFTLLKKLQLSKNIENIKKTLISKCLGYITTLENKKISFYHINNDYSITKSELTQVEEEDTYENMFLCREDILIVMKKNSINVYRLIINDSSISYTFIECIALEKHYSSKTSGGTSNGGTSNSDNGEEDPTSDNTSSSNNDNGPPPFHEPVLSAYNEEINVLYICHNVLKLLFVLDLTNKSLEYILLENKVINLFAVKFYLILLTEVRRKFYVNIYVIHEEMKLQVFRGTFNCLITNVVFFNNLLFLIVDEYIHQPEVKVDKFYFYEHLKMKWNAVGEVNHGKNSKSDSISNIFKETESSKSKSFDILKMYNDSINNNSGSTNLMKGDLKYDIFLDRKDEARRDENNSAEDKEYYSKKLFKLNKLFKNCRNQIKIVIKEKNMNEIVHMFKKKKLFLWLLKFADLNKNYHTINFGHVHQIYADFLFEKEQYELAMHHYINTIGFLETAIVIHKYLNLELYEYLSRYLENLHEVHLFNDEHTMMLLTCYKKECKKKKIISFIRNNKNKINLQKTYKFLSNVGYYNIVLKFSKKNKDHLTYISILIDKFENYEKSLKYIFKLDVENICILLFRYGYKFIKYFPQRTIFLLKKIIKKYNLNLTIFIPLFLDNIDFLFLFILKFLDKKNSKGGEKRSVLAANDTGRDSQKNWQNISIKQENILREQTHERDNPPPLTNDTTLYDETATTANIISNKKIEFDIFNGEYDYILFVTVMQILLQKYKTKEKENHVLTFNIDKLIKNEDKNITFLSAILLSIYNYNKGLLYVSNKMNKHDMYFLFTTLKMVKKFRLSYAKHALQPPLQQIKLHSHNPALRSYNLIQITNQKFAKKLFNTCMHLMKVKDSMCHNYIFYYLSLLNDDKYLTRFVKTLNKKSSISLLHLISILRKYNKNYGCVKKMVISYINQMNRNINKKYAQIVRDKRELYKIKKKKSQTKVQLSHY; the protein is encoded by the exons ATGTTCAATTTTAGAAAACTGCAACTTTTCGACAGAGATCAAACGAAAGATACAG GTGAAGTACAAAACTTTTTGAATAGCCACGAAGGGATATACTTTTCGAcctccaaaaaatttatcaacgTGTTTGTAGACAAGCTGCTTTTTATAGACCCCGTTAATCTAAACGTTACCACAATAAACTCAGATCTGTTGGTAGtcgatttttgtttttgtgacAAAACGAATAACCTCGTTGTGCTTGG caaAAGCAAGAATGCCCTAGTATGCAGCATCTACAACATCAGGGCGTACAACTTCACCCTgctgaaaaaattacaactaAGTAAGAACATCGAGAATATAAAGAAGACGCTAATTTCGAAGTGCCTCGGGTATATAACTACcctagaaaataaaaaaatctcaTTTTATCACATAAATAATGATTACTCTATCACGAAAAGTGAATTAACTcaagtggaggaggaagacacttatgaaaatatgttcCTATGTAGAGAGGACATCTTAATAgtgatgaaaaagaattcaaTAAATGTATACAGACTGATCATAAATGATTCGTCCATAAGTTATACATTCATCGAATGCATCGCGTTGGAGAAGCATTACTCTTCGAAAACGAGCGGAGGAACCTCCAATGGAGGCACAAGCAACAGCGACAATGGAGAAGAAGACCCCACAAGTGATAACACCAGTAGCAGCAATAATGATAACGGACCACCTCCTTTCCACGAGCCGGTGTTGTCCGCATACAACGAAGAAATAAACGTGTTGTACATCTGTCATAATGTATTGAAACTTCTCTTTGTGCTAGACCTCACCAATAAAAGTCTGGAATACATTTTGCTAGAAAATAAagtaataaatttgtttgcagtaaaattttatttaatccTACTCACGGAAgttagaagaaaattttatgtgAACATATATGTGATACATGAAGAAATGAAGCTGCAGGTTTTCCGAGGGACGTTTAACTGCCTCATAACAAacgttgtattttttaacaacttACTGTTTCTAATTGTGGACGAATACATACATCAGCCGGAGGTAAAGGTGGacaaattttacttttacgaACAcctaaaaatgaaatggaaCGCAGTTGGAGAAGTAAACCATGGGAAGAACAGCAAAAGTGATAGCATAAGTAATATCTTCAAAGAAACAGAAAGCAGCAAATCGAAAAGTTTCGATATTCTAAAAATGTACAATGACAGTATTAACAATAATAGTGGAAGTACTAACCTGATGAAAGGCGATTTAAagtatgatatatttttggaTCGAAAAGATGAGGCCCGAAGAGATGAAAATAACAGCGCAGAAGACAAAGAGTACTACTCAAAAAAgctatttaaattaaacaaactttttaaaaattgtagaaatcaaataaaaattgtcataaaagaaaagaacatGAACGAAATTGTGCACatgtttaaaaagaaaaagttgtTCCTCTGGTTATTAAAATTTGCTGActtgaacaaaaattatcacaCCATTAACTTTGGCCATGTGCATCAAATATATGCCGATTTTTTATTCGAAAAGGAGCAGTACGAGCTAGCCATGCATCATTACATCAACACCATAGGCTTCCTAGAAACAGCCATCGTTATTCACAAATATTTAAACCTAGAgttatatgaatatttatccagatatttggaaaatttgCACGAAGTTCATCTCTTCAATGATGAGCACACAATGATGCTTCTCACTTGCTACAAgaaagaatgcaaaaaaaaaaaaatcatatctTTCATAAggaacaataaaaataaaataaatttgcagAAAACGTACAAGTTTTTATCCAACGTTGGCTACTACAATATcgttttgaaattttcaaaaaagaataagGACCACTTGACGTATATCTCCATCCTGATtgacaaatttgaaaattacgaaaagagcctcaaatatatattcaagCTGGACgtagaaaatatatgcattttgcTCTTTCGATATGGATACAAGTTTATCAAATATTTCCCGCAAcgcaccatttttttgttaaaaaagatcattaaaaaatacaatttaaATTTGACAATATTTATTCCCCTATTCCTTGACAACATAgattttctatttctttttatccttaaatttctcgataaaaaaaattcaaaagggggagaaaaaagaagcgttCTGGCGGCAAATGACACAGGTAGGGACtctcaaaaaaattggcaaaacaTTTCGATAAAGCAGGAGAACATCCTCCGAGAACAAACCCACGAAAGAGATAACCCCCCTCCCCTGACCAACGACACAACACTGTATGACGAAACTGCGACGACAGCCAACATCATAAGTAACAAAAAGATAGAGTTCGACATTTTCAATGGGGAATATGACTATATCCTGTTCGTCACCGTCATGCAAATTTTGCTTCAGAAATATaagacaaaagaaaaagagaaccACGTCCTCACCTTCAACATAGATAAGCTgatcaaaaatgaagataaaaatataaccttCTTATCTGCCATTCTGTTGTCCATTTATAACTACAACAAGGGACTTCTTTACGTCTCcaataaaatgaacaagcATGATATGTACTTCCTTTTTACGACCctaaaaatggtgaaaaaattcagaCTGAGTTACGCAAAACATGCTCTACAACCCCCACTGCAGCAAATCAAACTTCATAGTCATAACCCCGCTCTGCGAAGTTACAACTTAATACAAATTACAAATCAAAAATTTGCGAAAAAGTTATTTAACACGTGTATGCACCTCATGAAGGTAAAAGACTCCATGTGCCacaattacattttttattacctgTCATTACTAAATGATGACAAGTACCTCACGCGGTTTGTAAAaacattaaataaaaaatcatcCATATCATTGTTGCACCTGATAAGCATTCTGCGAAAGtacaacaaaaattatgggtgcgtgaaaaaaatggtgattTCGTATATAAATCAAATGaatagaaatataaataaaaaatatgctcaaaTAGTGAGAGATAAAAGGgagttatataaaattaaaaaaaaaaaaagccagaCAAAAGTACAACTTTCACATTATTGA
- a CDS encoding merozoite surface protein 8 (putative), with translation MKKNAQIIIFCLFGLLSYTCVAEGNVNPPNSNHNGLNANNGNKGNGNDNDMPPFIGGNNNNVNDNNNDNTFNKNGKDVTRKDGDANDGENRNDKKKENGSDSNEKNSIENADNGSGKSDANANQNDEDGNKMDEASLKKILKIVDEMENVQGLLDGDYNILDKYSVKLVDEDDRETNKRKIIGEYDLKMLKNVLLFREKISRVCENKYNKNLPALFKKCSNVDDPKLSKSREKIKKGLAKNNTSIEDFVIGLIEDLFEKINEHFIKDDSFDLNDYLADFELINYIIMHETSELIDELLNIIESMNFRLESGSLDKMVKSAQSGMNLNCKMKEDIVHLLKKSSAKFFKIEIDRKTKMIYPKNNVCEHKKCPLNSNCYVIDGEEVCRCLPGFSDVKIDNVMNCVRDDTLDCSNNNGGCDVNATCTLIDKKIVCECKENFEGDGIYCSYSIFNSINNFIFLILLLLCLYLF, from the exons atgaagaaaaacgcgcaaataataattttttgcctGTTCGGATTGCTGAGCTATACATGCGTAGCTGAAGGAAACGTTAACCCACCCAACAGTAATCACAACGGGTTAAACGCCAACAATGGAAATAAAGGCAACGGAAATGACAACGATATGCCACCGTTCATTGGAGGAAACAACAATAACGTGAACGACAACAATAATGATAACACTTTTAATAAGAATGGAAAGGATGTAACCCGAAAGGATGGTGATGCAAATGACGGAGAAAATCGAAatgacaagaaaaaggaaaatggcaGCGATTCAAATGAGAAGAACTCCATAGAAAATGCTGACAATGGTAGCGGCAAATCTGATGCGAATGCCaaccaaaatgatgaagatggaaataaaatggatgaaGCATCTTTGAAGAAAATCCTCAAAATTGTtgacgaaatggaaaatgttCAAGGACTGCTCGATGGAGattacaacattttggatAAGTACAGTGTCAAATTAGTTGATGAAGATGATAGAGAAAcgaataaaagaaaaatcattGGAGAATATGATTTGAAgatgttaaaaaatgttttattgttcagagaaaaaatttcccgagtttgtgaaaataaatacaataaaaatttaccagccctctttaaaaaatgctcaaATGTGGATGACCCCAAATTAAGTAAAtccagggaaaaaattaaaaaaggattagcaaaaaataatacgaGTATTGAAGATTTTGTGATAGGTCTTATAGAAGATTTATTTGAGAAAATTAATGAACATTTTATTAAAGATGATTCATTCGATTTAAATGATTATTTAGCCGATTTCGAActcattaattatataattatgcaCGAAACATCGGAATTGATCGATGAACTTTTGAACATAATAGAGTCCATGAATTTCAGATTGGAATCGGGATCTTTGGACAAAATGGTTAAATCTGCACAATCAGGAATGAACTtaaattgcaaaatgaaggaagacATAGTTCACTTACTTAAGAAATCTTCcgccaaattttttaaaatcgaaATTGACAGAAAGACTAAGATGATATACCCA aaaaataatgtatgtGAACATAAAAAGTGCCCATTAAACTCCAATTGCTATGTCATAGATGGAGAGGAGGTCTGCAGATGTCTACCCGGATTTAGCGACGTCAAAATTGATAATGTTATGAATTGCGTTAGGGATGATACCCTTGACTGTAGCAACAACAACGGTGGCTGTGATGTGAACGCAACGTGTACTCttatagacaaaaaaattgtgtgtgAGTGTAAGGAGAACTTTGAAGGAGATGGAATATACTGCTCCTACagcatttttaattccatcaacaatttcattttcctgATTTTGTTGCTTTTGTGCCTGTACCTGTTCTAG
- a CDS encoding hypothetical protein (putative) gives MLINAYMDIKRKHINFVFKNVNSSVKDYNFKRPYFAERCTRSKFSNHEDVKVKSSSLSYSTKMQLNQFKMPKLRRSEYEKASEKIIHTINSYLKGDTMNRVNPIDNRNYAYDVMCNGTTRAGVNARNFTTQTATTQGRVITQENSTSIMSLRGKNKYFQIEVRKGVQTGKNQNDGKSCKGTGSISATTSEATVESSTEGSAESANPNAHCAHHNENSNAASAREKSTTMDLLTSRNADNINSSAKNGKLSKGILSHYTSRMSQIINNLFEKHLLLMNCLIAGTLYFIADIACQMMELHKKDNEYDFLRTLRMSTIGLTLEGPIMTWWYGKILANFIKSKPKTFLYKSFIPTLFDNFIFGPIHLTIFFFYNG, from the exons ATGCTGATAAATGCGTACATGGATATTAAGAgaaaacatataaattttgtgtttaaaaatgtgaattcCTCGGTAAAAG ATTACAATTTCAAAAGACCATACTTTGCGGAAAGGTGCACACGTTCGAAATTCTCAAACCATGAAGACGTTAAGGTAAAAAGTAGTAGCCTGTCCTACAGCACAAAGATGCAATTAAACCAATTTAAGATGCCAAAATTAAGAAGAAGCGAATACGAAAAGGCTAGTGAAAAGATAATCCACACAATAAATAGCTACTTAAAAGGGGATACAATGAACAGGGTGAACCCAATTGATAATCGCAACTATGCGTATGACGTGATGTGTAACGGTACCACCAGGGCAGGCGTGAACGCACGCAATTTCACCACTCAAACCGCAACAACACAGGGACGTGTAATCACTCAAGAAAATTCAACCAGTATTATGAGCTTAcgggggaagaacaaatatTTCCAAATTGAAGTGCGGAAAGGTGTGCAAACGGGGAAAAACCAGAACGATGGGAAAAGCTGCAAGGGAACTGGTAGTATTAGTGCAACCACCAGCGAAGCCACCGTAGAAAGCAGCACCGAAGGCAGCGCCGAAAGCGCCAACCCAAACGCGCACTGCGCACATCACAATGAAAACAGTAATGCAGCCAGCGCGAGGGAAAAAAGCACCACAATGGATCTACTCACCAGTCGAAACGCAGACAACATTAATAGtagcgcaaaaaatgggaaactcTCAAAGGGAATTCTATCCCATTACACAAGTAGAATGTCACAAATAATTAACAACTTATTCGAAAAACACCTCTTATTAATGAACTGCCTAATAGCGGGTACGTTATATTTCATAGCGGACATAGCCTGTCAAATGATggaattacataaaaaagacaatgaatatgattttttaagaACGCTGAGAATGTCCACTATTGGGTTAACCCTTGAGGGGCCAATCATGACATGGTGGTATGGGAAAATTTTAGCAAATTTTATAAAGTCCAAACCAAAAacttttttgtataaatcCTTTATACCTACCTTgtttgataattttatttttggacCTATCcacttaacaattttttttttttataatggtat
- a CDS encoding hypothetical protein (putative), whose product MNDPKEGVKIELLRLSPPALNLNIWNLFKIKEVGNIDFEKSESKEDLSLSNEFSLSLPINSRKIYIGQNLKSQINISNNLKNEIQICTISVDVMTRHTTFNIYRSVEHVTVQSNSFFNFLTTFLVTFADMFTVHCAVEYLQGNEKKKLRKDFNFICKNPFHLKTLILQKEDKIYIEAVVRNIEEDNIMLNDVVFKDIKCELIKSEDALKTHDGLYYLKQNDEYSMIFCVKDEESKLRILKTPCDENITNIEMLFFTSNGGKGINNSHFLKKNIITDNVRIYLQQNEHPFYVVNKMYKFEIVFENNTDESIPLEIFIHNNSDIHVVNNFVKAHIIEERKKVSHFFYVLFVNPGVHFFNKITICNKRTKKRIDYVRLFRLFVK is encoded by the exons atgaatgacCCGAAGGAGGGTGTGAAAATAGAATTGCTGCGCCTGAGTCCCCCAGCACTTAACCTAAACATTTGGAACTTGTTCAAGATTAAGGAAGTAGGAAATAtcgattttgaaaaaagtgaaagtaAAGAGGACCTGAGCTTGTCAAATGAATTCAGCCTAAGTCTGCCGATCAATTCTAGGAAGATATACATTGGGCAGAATTTGAAGTCCCAAATTAATATttccaataatttaaaaaatgagattcAAATATGCACAATCAGTGTGGATGTTATGACAAGGCATACCACGtttaatatttatagaaGTGTGGAACATGTCACAGTACAGtcgaattctttttttaactttttaacaaCTTTTCTAGTGACCTTTGCGGACATGTTCAC AGTTCACTGCGCGGTGGAATACTTacaaggaaatgaaaagaaaaagttgaGGAAGGACTTCAactttatatgtaaaaatccGTTCCACTTGAAGACATTGATACTGCAGAAGGAagacaaaatatacataGAGGCGGTGGTGAGAAATATCGAAGAGGATAACATAATGCTAAATGATGTTGTATTTAAGGACATAAAATGCGAACTgataaaaagtgaagatgCACTTAAAACGCATGATGGGTTGTACTATTTGAAGCAGAATGATGAGTATTCCATgattttttgtgtaaaggATGAGGAAAGCAAATTACGCATTTTAAAAACCCCATGTGATgaaaatataaccaatatAGAGATGCTTTTCTTCACAAGTAATGGCGGTAAAGGCATAAACAATTcgcactttttaaaaaaaaacataattacAGATAATGTCCGGATATACCTACAGCAAAATGAGCATCCTTTTTACGtagtaaataaaatgtacaaattcGAAATTGTGTTTGAAAATAATACGGATGAAAGCATCCCTCTGGAAATATTCATTCACAATAATTCCGATATTCATGTGGtgaacaattttgtaaaggCCCACATAAttgaggagagaaaaaaagtttcccattttttttacgttttgttTGTTAACCCTGgagttcacttttttaataaaattacgaTATGTAATAAGAGGactaaaaaaagaatagaTTACGTGAGGCTGTTCAGGCTGTTCGTGAAGTAG